In a single window of the Mesorhizobium shangrilense genome:
- a CDS encoding sugar phosphate isomerase/epimerase family protein — MRDFGQDHSALALNTASLGHNLDGAGAGWSSEQLIDACAERGFGGIVYWRRELGDRAQQIGERTRAAGLAVAGLCRTPLMVGPGTPQPLEDEVRASIDMAAALGAPVLTIVTGGTEPGTKGLGPSWDLLAERVAVACDHAARQGVKLALEPLNPMFGGNRTCLFTVADAYEICRRVNHPALGIAVDVYHVWWDSRLTESLAAAKGLILGYHLCDWLAETSHMLLDRGMMGDGVADLRAIRAAVEAAGYAGFCEVEIFSAEDWWKRDPREVLDTMVDRFRRFC; from the coding sequence ATGAGGGATTTTGGGCAGGACCACTCGGCCCTTGCGCTGAATACTGCGAGCCTGGGCCATAACCTGGACGGGGCAGGGGCCGGGTGGTCGTCCGAGCAACTGATCGATGCCTGCGCCGAACGGGGTTTTGGCGGTATCGTCTACTGGCGGCGGGAACTGGGCGATCGCGCGCAACAGATCGGCGAACGGACTCGAGCGGCCGGTCTTGCCGTGGCGGGGCTGTGCCGCACGCCACTGATGGTCGGGCCGGGCACGCCGCAGCCGCTGGAGGACGAGGTCAGGGCCTCGATCGACATGGCAGCCGCCCTTGGCGCGCCGGTGCTAACCATCGTCACCGGCGGAACCGAGCCGGGCACCAAGGGGCTTGGTCCCAGCTGGGATTTGCTGGCCGAACGGGTGGCTGTGGCCTGCGACCATGCAGCCCGCCAAGGGGTGAAGCTGGCGCTCGAGCCCTTGAATCCGATGTTCGGGGGCAACCGGACCTGCCTATTCACAGTGGCGGATGCGTACGAGATCTGTCGCCGCGTGAACCATCCGGCCCTGGGCATCGCCGTCGATGTCTACCACGTCTGGTGGGACAGCCGGCTTACCGAAAGCCTGGCGGCCGCAAAGGGTCTGATCCTTGGCTACCACCTTTGCGACTGGCTGGCCGAGACCAGCCACATGCTGCTGGACCGCGGCATGATGGGTGACGGGGTGGCCGACCTGCGGGCGATCCGCGCCGCGGTCGAGGCTGCGGGCTATGCCGGCTTCTGTGAGGTGGAGATCTTCTCGGCTGAGGATTGGTGGAAGCGTGATCCGCGCGAGGTTCTCGACACCATGGTCGACCGCTTCCGTCGTTTCTGCTAA